The Planktothrix tepida PCC 9214 nucleotide sequence TAGATTGGGAAAGCCCAATTAAAGGAGAAGGATTATTTGCAGAAGTGCGCCAAGCTCTTTTGACTCAAGACCCTCAAAATGAGGAATGGGTTAGACCCGGACAAGGGTTAATGCCTGCTAGTTTTTTAGTGGTTAATCAACAGGAAATTAAAGCTGATTTTGGTCAACGTGCTATTGGTCGAGTGACTCCCGTTGATTCAGGATTATGGTGGATTTTTTTATTGAAAATTTATGAAAAAGCCTGTGATCAAGCTAACGTTCCCGAAGAAAAAATTGCCCATCGTCCTGAATTCCAACGGGGAATGAAATTATTATTAGATTTATGTTTAGCGAAACGCTTTGATATGACCCCTACCATGTTAGTTCCTGAAGGAGCATTTATGATTGATCGACGCATGGGGGTTTACGGTCATCCTATCGAGATTCAAGCTTTATTTTATATTGCTTTAAAAGTAGGATTAGAATTATTAAATCCTGAAGATATTCAACTTTTAGACTTGGAAAATAGATGTCATCGATTAATCAAGTATATTCGACATCACTATTGGTTAGATCCGGGTTTATTACGTCGAGTTTATCGTTATCAAACTGAAGAATTTGGAGAAACGGCATTAAATAAATTTAATATTTATGCGAATACGGTTCCCGGTTGGGTTTTACGATGGTTAGATCGCAAAGGCGGCTATTTAGTTGGAAATGTTGGAGTCGGTTGGATCGATTTTCGGTTCTTTACTCAGGGGAATTTATTATCAATAATTAGTTCTTTAACTACTCCAAAACAATCCCAAGCCATTTTGACTTTAATTGAGCAACAATGGTTAAGTTTAATTGGAGAAATGCCGATGAAAATTTGTTATCCTGCTGTCAGTGGTCGAGATTGGGAAATTATTACCGGATGTGATCCCAAAAATGTTCCTTGGTCATATCATAACGGCGGAAATTGGCCGGTTTTAATGTGGTCATTAGCAGCAGCATCAGTCAAAATGGGTCAGGCGGAAATTGCGACCCATGCGATTACAATTGCTGAAAAAAATTTAATGAAGGATGAATGGCCAGAATATTATGATGATGAAGATGGAAATATTATTGGTCGTCAAGCAAGACTCTATCAAACTTGGACAATTTCCGGCTATTTAGTGGCTCAATATTTACTCCAAAATCCTCAATATTTAGACCTAATTTCATTTTCAGCTTCACCTGATGATTAATAGAAATTCTATTTTGAATTTCCAGATCAATTAGACGAATGCAAACTGATCCGCTATGATAGACCCAACCTTACAAACTTACAGATTGGAAAGGTCACAGCCATAACAGACTCGAAACCCCCAACTGTTCGTTTCACTTCCGTTTAGGACTGAATTATGAAAGCACAAACCTATGATCGCATTAAAACTTTAGTGGATATTCCCGCAGATTTTGGAAAATCCCTGATTCCAAAAGGCACAATTGGAACGGTTATTGAATGTTATGAACGACCCAAAGAAGGGTATGCGGTTGACCTAACAATTTTGAGTGAAACTGGAGAACCGGGTTTTGAATATGAAAGTGTAATCCTATATCCTGATCAATTTTCAGTTGTGATTGATACACCAGAAATGGGGGCTTTTATTTCTGCTTTTGGGGATATTAGT carries:
- a CDS encoding glycoside hydrolase 100 family protein; this encodes MNQSLIAEAEACFQQSIRFYNGKPVGTVAATEKVLVEEQLNYNECFIRDFFPCGLAFLMQGKRDIVKNFLEVTLGLQLDWESPIKGEGLFAEVRQALLTQDPQNEEWVRPGQGLMPASFLVVNQQEIKADFGQRAIGRVTPVDSGLWWIFLLKIYEKACDQANVPEEKIAHRPEFQRGMKLLLDLCLAKRFDMTPTMLVPEGAFMIDRRMGVYGHPIEIQALFYIALKVGLELLNPEDIQLLDLENRCHRLIKYIRHHYWLDPGLLRRVYRYQTEEFGETALNKFNIYANTVPGWVLRWLDRKGGYLVGNVGVGWIDFRFFTQGNLLSIISSLTTPKQSQAILTLIEQQWLSLIGEMPMKICYPAVSGRDWEIITGCDPKNVPWSYHNGGNWPVLMWSLAAASVKMGQAEIATHAITIAEKNLMKDEWPEYYDDEDGNIIGRQARLYQTWTISGYLVAQYLLQNPQYLDLISFSASPDD